In the Candidatus Electrothrix sp. GW3-4 genome, one interval contains:
- the murG gene encoding undecaprenyldiphospho-muramoylpentapeptide beta-N-acetylglucosaminyltransferase — protein sequence MRIIITGGGTGGHLFPGIALATALQQKYPGCVILFIGTQRQLDKKALAGFDFQQKSITCMGLKGMGLKRRIRSLLSLPPAVLEAWKIIKGFQPDLVFGVGGYVTGPVLLAARLRSVPTCIHEQNSIPGLANRMISHFVSRIFVSIPGEYPFPEGKMVVSGNPVRQEILAAAERRQQDHDERAEERPLTLLVMGGSLGAHRINMLMLDVAAQLNDEQKKAVRLIHQTGIADEEKVRDGYAAARVKAEVRAFFTDMAALYSQADLVLARAGATSLAELSVMGLPAVLIPYPYAADDHQAKNAEYYVVGGGAQMFREAELDPERLGKILSQLFDDTDKLKQMALSMNNMGQPEATQRILDSCMDLIAH from the coding sequence ATGCGCATAATCATCACTGGCGGTGGAACTGGCGGCCATCTTTTTCCCGGTATTGCCTTGGCAACCGCATTACAGCAAAAATATCCTGGCTGCGTAATACTATTCATCGGTACGCAGCGGCAACTTGACAAAAAGGCGCTGGCCGGGTTTGATTTTCAACAGAAATCTATCACCTGTATGGGCCTGAAGGGCATGGGGCTCAAACGCCGCATCAGGAGCCTGCTCAGTCTGCCCCCAGCGGTCCTGGAAGCGTGGAAGATCATCAAAGGCTTTCAGCCGGATCTGGTCTTTGGCGTGGGCGGCTATGTCACCGGGCCGGTGTTGCTGGCTGCCCGACTGCGTTCTGTACCGACTTGTATCCATGAGCAGAACTCCATTCCGGGGCTGGCCAACAGGATGATCTCTCATTTTGTCAGCAGGATCTTTGTCTCTATTCCTGGCGAGTATCCCTTCCCGGAGGGAAAAATGGTGGTCTCTGGAAATCCGGTTCGTCAGGAAATCCTGGCCGCAGCAGAGCGTAGACAACAGGACCATGATGAGAGAGCGGAAGAGCGCCCCTTGACCTTGCTGGTCATGGGCGGTAGTCTCGGGGCTCATCGTATTAATATGCTGATGCTTGATGTGGCAGCTCAGCTTAATGATGAGCAAAAAAAGGCGGTCCGGTTGATCCATCAAACCGGCATAGCGGATGAAGAAAAGGTCAGGGACGGCTATGCAGCAGCCAGGGTCAAGGCAGAGGTCAGGGCCTTTTTCACTGATATGGCCGCCCTGTACAGTCAGGCTGATTTGGTCCTGGCCCGGGCAGGGGCGACCTCTCTGGCTGAGCTCTCTGTGATGGGCCTGCCAGCGGTGTTGATCCCCTATCCCTATGCAGCGGATGATCATCAGGCAAAAAATGCCGAGTACTATGTTGTCGGGGGCGGTGCTCAGATGTTCCGGGAAGCCGAACTGGATCCGGAACGGCTCGGAAAAATTCTTTCGCAATTATTCGATGATACGGATAAGCTGAAACAAATGGCTCTCTCCATGAACAATATGGGGCAGCCTGAGGCAACCCAGCGTATACTGGACAGCTGTATGGACCTTATCGCTCATTAA
- a CDS encoding zinc ribbon domain-containing protein YjdM, translated as MSQLPPCPKCNSEYTYEDGVMLVCPECAHEWVLNSDQSGEENEAAVKDANGTPLSDGDAIVVIKDLKVKGSSSVVKVGTKVKNIRLVDGDHNIDCKIKGIGAMKLKSEFVKKA; from the coding sequence ATGAGTCAACTCCCTCCTTGCCCAAAGTGCAACTCCGAATATACCTATGAAGATGGCGTAATGTTGGTATGCCCGGAATGCGCTCACGAATGGGTGCTCAACTCCGACCAAAGCGGAGAAGAAAACGAAGCAGCTGTAAAAGATGCCAATGGCACCCCTCTGAGCGATGGTGATGCCATTGTGGTGATAAAAGACCTCAAAGTGAAAGGCTCATCCTCTGTTGTGAAGGTTGGGACCAAGGTCAAGAATATTCGTCTGGTCGACGGCGATCATAATATTGATTGCAAAATTAAAGGGATCGGCGCGATGAAGCTCAAGTCAGAGTTTGTCAAGAAGGCGTGA
- a CDS encoding DUF6399 domain-containing protein, with the protein MANLVSTIAFFWTMVDQHLENKDFSGEEKILLKDRLIPGFYLSFVAEKEKDKVRKELIQQQSAELLSIIGQHDGLISGINPEKTASLIQSAKECAQFFQRSSSCVKGRNAQLSLRHHGIHRLSDSHLQAQTVIHNVHIKREDNTTPALRFFEAEHGNLLEHLLNNMDYPPRPRNRLAMAA; encoded by the coding sequence GTGGCCAATTTAGTTTCCACCATAGCCTTCTTTTGGACAATGGTGGATCAACATCTCGAAAATAAAGATTTTTCCGGTGAAGAAAAAATACTGCTGAAGGATCGACTGATTCCCGGTTTCTATCTTTCTTTCGTTGCGGAAAAAGAAAAGGATAAGGTCAGAAAGGAGCTGATTCAACAGCAATCAGCCGAACTACTTTCAATTATCGGTCAACACGACGGATTGATATCAGGGATCAATCCAGAAAAAACGGCATCCCTGATACAAAGCGCTAAAGAGTGCGCTCAATTTTTCCAGAGGTCAAGTTCCTGTGTCAAGGGAAGAAACGCTCAGTTGTCACTTCGACATCACGGAATACATAGGCTGAGCGATTCACATTTACAGGCACAGACGGTAATCCATAATGTTCATATCAAACGAGAGGATAATACCACCCCTGCTTTGAGGTTTTTCGAGGCCGAACATGGAAATCTTCTTGAGCACCTCTTGAATAATATGGATTATCCGCCACGTCCAAGAAATCGTTTGGCGATGGCCGCTTAG
- a CDS encoding ZIP family metal transporter — protein sequence MIEFLQQYSPVTQALLATLFTWAMTALGAALVFFTKKVNHKLLDSLLGFAAGVMIAASFWSLLAPGIDMAEQMGQISWLTATIGFLGGGIFMRVIDKFLPHLHPGLSMDKREGVKTSWQRSTLLVLAITFHNFPEGLAVGVAFGAVAADLPSATIGGALALALGIGIQNIPEGTAVSMPLRREGMSRGKSFMLGQASGIVEPIAGVIGAYFVLKMQHILPYALCFAAGSMIFVVVEELIPESQRVDENIDLVTMMTMLGFTVMMILDVALG from the coding sequence ATGATTGAATTTCTTCAGCAATATAGCCCTGTAACCCAGGCGTTGCTTGCAACGCTTTTTACCTGGGCAATGACGGCCCTCGGTGCAGCCCTTGTTTTTTTCACCAAGAAAGTGAATCATAAATTGTTGGATTCTCTGCTTGGTTTTGCCGCTGGAGTTATGATTGCTGCGAGTTTTTGGTCTCTGCTTGCACCTGGAATTGATATGGCAGAGCAGATGGGGCAGATTTCCTGGTTAACCGCCACCATCGGCTTTTTGGGCGGCGGCATTTTTATGCGCGTGATTGATAAGTTTCTTCCCCATCTCCATCCCGGTCTCAGCATGGATAAAAGGGAAGGGGTCAAAACGTCGTGGCAACGGAGTACCCTCTTGGTGCTGGCCATAACCTTTCATAACTTCCCTGAAGGCCTTGCTGTTGGTGTTGCCTTTGGTGCTGTTGCAGCGGATTTGCCCTCCGCGACCATTGGTGGGGCACTGGCCCTGGCCCTTGGTATAGGGATTCAAAATATTCCAGAAGGAACCGCAGTTTCCATGCCCCTACGGCGTGAGGGTATGAGTCGTGGCAAAAGTTTTATGCTGGGACAGGCCTCAGGGATAGTGGAACCTATTGCTGGCGTTATCGGGGCCTACTTTGTCCTTAAGATGCAGCATATCTTGCCCTATGCCCTCTGCTTTGCCGCAGGCTCAATGATCTTTGTTGTTGTTGAGGAGCTCATCCCTGAATCGCAGCGGGTAGATGAGAATATCGATCTGGTCACTATGATGACAATGCTTGGCTTTACGGTCATGATGATTCTTGATGTGGCCCTGGGGTGA
- the murD gene encoding UDP-N-acetylmuramoyl-L-alanine--D-glutamate ligase → MIELKAGMKAVVVGLGKSGLAAVRYLHQQGLDVAVSEFREQIPKEELAVLEQYGIDLDVGLETGGHTAAFFADADLIVPSPGVPADLPVLTAARTRGVPVGGELALAAGRIQVPVIAVTGSNGKTTVTSLIGHLLRSCGKKVFVGGNIGTPILEYLLNPGNTEVVVLELSSFQLEAAGDFRPDIGLLLNLSPDHIDRHGSFEEYAAAKMQLFVWQGRGDTAIIGTDDVLLAAAPPTAGEKLYSFGTQPGCRARVEGEAVRLEPDFGPEGTGELYELAGTRLHSRVNLYNAAAAILAVRAFGCNEQDIKAGLTDFQPPQHRMTPVGEISGVRFVNDSKATNVGAVVAALAGFGMGADKEVVLIAGGRNKGGDFAALVPAFRQYVKHVVLIGESASDLAAVAEQAGVGYQFASDMEEAVAMAFAAASPGNTALLAPACASFDMFRSYEQRGEEFGRCVQLLA, encoded by the coding sequence ATGATTGAATTAAAGGCAGGCATGAAGGCTGTGGTTGTTGGCCTGGGAAAATCCGGGCTGGCAGCAGTGCGGTATCTGCACCAACAGGGATTGGATGTCGCGGTTTCTGAGTTCCGGGAACAGATCCCAAAGGAAGAGCTGGCTGTGCTGGAGCAATACGGCATAGATCTCGATGTAGGGCTGGAGACAGGCGGCCATACGGCTGCTTTTTTTGCCGATGCAGATCTGATCGTGCCCAGTCCTGGTGTGCCTGCGGATTTACCGGTGTTGACAGCAGCCCGAACGCGAGGTGTGCCGGTGGGCGGGGAGCTGGCCTTGGCTGCCGGACGTATTCAGGTCCCGGTGATTGCTGTAACCGGCTCCAACGGCAAAACCACCGTGACCAGCCTGATCGGTCATCTCCTGCGGAGTTGCGGCAAGAAGGTCTTTGTGGGTGGCAATATCGGCACCCCGATTCTGGAATATCTTTTGAATCCGGGCAATACTGAGGTCGTGGTGCTGGAGTTGTCCAGTTTTCAGCTGGAAGCTGCTGGGGATTTTCGTCCCGATATCGGCCTGCTCCTCAACCTCTCCCCGGATCATATCGACCGGCACGGCAGTTTTGAGGAATATGCCGCAGCCAAAATGCAGCTGTTTGTTTGGCAGGGCAGGGGGGATACCGCGATTATCGGGACGGATGATGTTCTGCTTGCGGCTGCACCGCCCACTGCTGGCGAAAAACTGTATAGCTTCGGTACCCAGCCCGGTTGTCGTGCCAGGGTGGAAGGAGAGGCTGTGCGCTTGGAACCCGACTTCGGCCCGGAAGGTACGGGCGAGCTGTACGAGCTTGCAGGGACCCGGCTGCATTCCAGGGTGAATCTGTACAATGCCGCTGCGGCTATCCTTGCAGTCCGGGCCTTTGGCTGCAACGAGCAGGATATTAAGGCCGGACTGACCGATTTTCAACCGCCCCAGCATCGTATGACTCCAGTGGGTGAGATAAGCGGAGTTCGCTTTGTCAACGATTCTAAGGCCACCAATGTGGGGGCCGTGGTTGCGGCCTTGGCAGGCTTTGGGATGGGTGCTGACAAGGAGGTTGTCCTGATTGCTGGTGGGAGGAATAAGGGGGGCGATTTTGCAGCCTTGGTTCCGGCATTCCGGCAGTATGTCAAGCATGTTGTGTTGATCGGTGAATCTGCTTCGGATCTGGCTGCGGTTGCCGAGCAAGCTGGTGTCGGGTATCAGTTCGCCTCTGATATGGAAGAGGCGGTTGCAATGGCCTTTGCCGCCGCATCTCCAGGTAATACCGCGCTGTTGGCCCCGGCCTGCGCCAGTTTTGATATGTTCAGGAGTTATGAGCAGCGGGGGGAGGAGTTTGGGCGGTGTGTGCAGTTGCTTGCTTGA
- a CDS encoding glycoside hydrolase family 5 protein encodes MEATGRYDISFLSLIAVIFLLSSSSVLHARLKYMGVNLAGAEFGVWDGNVNLPGIYGTDYLYPTSAEVDYYMSKGMNTFRLPFRWERLQQALFAAFDTDELNRMDTFVNYATGKGAYVIIDPHNFHRYSPDSNNHQSSTQGLIGSDVPDTAFADLWGKLAAHYKGNARVIFGLMNEPNTMETADLVTSENAAIVAIRAAGASNLILVSGNQWSGAWAWNETWYNGANAEHMLNIVDSGNNFAFEVHQYMDDDYSGGSSDITNNDLTIGVTRLTNFTDWLKTHGLKGFLGEFAVANSRIGDAADDVGDEVIDNMLDYMEENSDVWLGWTWWAGGPWWGEYQFTLEPTDLGTPAQGKDRAAMAVLKQHLTSISLVPIYLLFL; translated from the coding sequence GTGGAAGCAACTGGCCGTTATGATATATCGTTCTTGTCCTTGATTGCTGTCATATTTTTGTTGTCGTCTTCATCAGTTCTTCATGCCAGACTCAAGTACATGGGGGTGAATTTAGCCGGTGCTGAGTTCGGGGTCTGGGATGGCAATGTCAACCTTCCTGGAATTTACGGAACCGACTACCTCTACCCAACCTCTGCGGAGGTTGATTATTATATGAGCAAAGGCATGAACACCTTTCGTCTGCCCTTTCGCTGGGAACGGCTCCAACAGGCTCTGTTTGCTGCTTTCGATACTGATGAATTGAATCGTATGGATACCTTTGTCAATTATGCCACAGGAAAAGGAGCCTATGTGATTATTGATCCGCATAATTTTCATAGGTATTCTCCTGATTCCAATAATCATCAGAGCTCCACGCAAGGATTAATTGGGTCAGATGTCCCGGATACTGCATTTGCCGACCTTTGGGGTAAACTTGCTGCCCATTATAAGGGGAATGCTCGGGTTATCTTCGGCCTCATGAATGAGCCGAATACGATGGAAACAGCAGACTTGGTTACTTCTGAGAATGCTGCCATTGTCGCTATTCGTGCAGCCGGAGCGAGCAATTTGATTCTCGTATCAGGCAATCAATGGTCCGGCGCATGGGCTTGGAATGAAACCTGGTATAATGGTGCCAATGCTGAGCATATGCTTAATATTGTCGACTCAGGAAATAATTTTGCCTTTGAAGTGCATCAGTATATGGATGATGATTACTCTGGAGGTTCATCCGATATTACGAATAACGATCTTACGATCGGTGTGACGCGTTTGACCAATTTTACTGACTGGTTGAAAACGCATGGCCTGAAGGGTTTTCTTGGTGAGTTTGCTGTTGCAAATTCCAGAATTGGCGATGCCGCAGACGATGTGGGTGATGAGGTCATAGACAATATGCTCGACTACATGGAGGAAAACTCCGATGTCTGGCTTGGCTGGACGTGGTGGGCAGGCGGCCCGTGGTGGGGGGAGTATCAGTTCACACTTGAGCCGACGGATTTAGGAACGCCCGCACAAGGAAAGGATCGTGCTGCAATGGCTGTGTTGAAGCAGCATTTAACGAGTATATCTCTTGTTCCTATTTATCTTCTGTTTTTGTAA
- a CDS encoding efflux transporter outer membrane subunit — protein sequence MNKLQILALATLLLSGGCTMAPQYERPKDPVPAEWPQGDAYKEQQGEQIRGISWQEFFSDAKLRKVIKLALANNRDLRVAALNVERAQAMYGVHRTGIFPAVDGSGSLDKQRFSADLVEQGQPRSSEKYSLKAEIPSWELDFFGRIRSLTDQALEEYLATEEAHRSAELVLISQVATAYLTLAADQENLKLAQATLKSQQDSYDLIGKSYENGLATELDLRRARTEVEAARRDVPRFTQMVAQDRNALNLLVGAPVPGKFLPDQLNSVAALKEIDPGLPSVVLLNRPDIVAAEHKLKGAYASIGAARAAVFPRISLTASAGTASDDLGRLFSSGTGIWSFVPEVQIPIFDSRVWSALKISKIDQKILLAQYEKTVQTAFQEVADALAVQGTISEQLAAQEALVESAQATYELSDKRYTMGLDSYLSVLDAHRSLYGQQQAVISLRLARLANQVSLYTVLGGGQESKKDDKK from the coding sequence ATGAACAAGCTACAGATTCTGGCCCTGGCCACCCTGCTTTTGTCTGGTGGCTGCACCATGGCCCCCCAATATGAGCGACCGAAAGACCCGGTTCCGGCAGAATGGCCCCAGGGCGATGCCTATAAGGAGCAGCAAGGGGAACAGATCAGAGGTATTTCCTGGCAGGAGTTTTTTAGCGATGCCAAGCTGCGTAAGGTCATCAAGCTGGCCTTGGCCAATAACCGCGATCTGCGGGTGGCGGCCCTGAATGTGGAACGGGCCCAGGCCATGTACGGCGTGCACCGCACCGGTATCTTTCCCGCTGTTGATGGGAGCGGCAGCCTGGATAAACAACGCTTCTCTGCTGACCTGGTCGAACAAGGCCAGCCACGCTCCAGCGAGAAGTATAGCCTCAAGGCGGAGATTCCCTCCTGGGAGCTGGACTTCTTTGGTCGCATCCGTAGCCTGACCGATCAGGCCCTGGAGGAATATCTGGCCACTGAGGAGGCCCACCGCAGCGCGGAGCTGGTCCTGATCAGCCAAGTGGCCACGGCCTATCTCACTCTGGCTGCAGACCAGGAAAACCTCAAACTGGCCCAGGCGACGCTCAAGAGTCAGCAGGACTCGTATGACCTGATCGGTAAGAGCTATGAAAACGGCTTGGCCACTGAGCTTGATCTGCGTCGGGCCCGGACCGAGGTGGAGGCGGCCCGGCGGGATGTGCCCCGCTTCACTCAGATGGTGGCCCAGGATCGGAATGCCCTGAACCTGCTGGTCGGTGCGCCGGTGCCGGGAAAATTCCTTCCCGATCAATTGAACTCTGTGGCTGCGCTCAAGGAGATCGATCCTGGCCTGCCTTCAGTGGTGCTGCTCAATCGGCCGGATATTGTGGCAGCAGAGCATAAGCTTAAGGGGGCCTATGCCTCTATTGGCGCAGCCCGGGCTGCGGTCTTTCCCCGGATCTCGCTGACCGCCTCCGCAGGTACGGCCAGTGATGATTTGGGCAGGTTGTTCAGCTCTGGTACCGGGATCTGGAGCTTTGTCCCGGAGGTCCAGATCCCCATCTTTGACAGCCGGGTCTGGTCGGCGTTGAAGATCAGTAAGATAGATCAGAAGATCCTGTTAGCCCAGTATGAAAAGACCGTGCAGACCGCCTTTCAGGAGGTGGCAGATGCCTTGGCCGTGCAGGGCACGATCAGCGAGCAGCTGGCTGCCCAGGAGGCCCTGGTGGAATCAGCCCAGGCCACCTATGAGCTCTCGGATAAACGCTATACCATGGGGCTGGACAGCTACCTCAGTGTGCTGGATGCCCACCGCTCCCTCTATGGCCAGCAGCAGGCCGTGATCTCCCTTCGTCTGGCCCGGTTGGCCAATCAGGTTAGCCTGTACACGGTGTTAGGGGGTGGGCAGGAGAGCAAGAAGGACGACAAGAAATAA
- a CDS encoding cation:proton antiporter, with translation MSHDILLQLTGIFILGIIAQWTAWRLHLPSILFLLIAGLVVGPGLGLLHPDQLFGDLLFPMVSLAVAVILYEGGMNLRFRELRKQKIQGVLFQILTLAVLFSLVLGTAGAHYIIGFPWPVSALLAAILVVTGPTVIGPMLRHLRLRGRVSSLLKWEGIVVDPLGATLAVLVFTVVRHSDLRDGLTEALIDFGVTFAVGVLFGFIAAAVLIVVLRKFWLPDALHNPVSLMLMFASFAAANVVQDEAGLLAVTVMGITLANQQWVSIRHVIEFKETLTTLLISCLFVILAARLQPEDIRGLGWDSFLFVAFMILLVRPISILAGTIGSSLPCRERLFMAWMAPRGIVAAAVASVFALELAAKGYPQALELVPVTFLMVFATVLIYGLSAVPLSRKFGLSRANPQGILFVGAHKGARAMAQAIMNEGFSVVLIDTDRENVTLSRMAGMPALYGSALAKKTREEIDYGGLGRMLAMTANDAVNALTCSHFLEDFGRQEVYQLSFPPVKQDSRHEAIPQEQHGRLLFGKGLDYFRLNDVLGSDPKIKLTELSKEFDYQAFRAEYGETAIVLFVLKPNRSIEVCTVDSPADPVAGDVLISIIQQPQQGLVPTQTLSLEKKQVFS, from the coding sequence TTGTCGCACGATATCTTACTGCAACTTACCGGAATTTTTATTCTGGGCATTATTGCGCAATGGACAGCATGGAGGCTGCACCTGCCCTCTATCCTGTTCCTGCTGATCGCTGGCCTGGTTGTCGGGCCTGGTCTTGGCCTGTTACATCCTGACCAACTCTTCGGCGACCTGCTGTTCCCTATGGTCTCGCTTGCTGTTGCGGTGATTCTCTACGAAGGCGGTATGAATCTGCGTTTTCGGGAACTGCGTAAACAAAAAATCCAGGGCGTATTATTCCAGATATTGACCCTTGCCGTGCTGTTTTCCTTAGTACTCGGCACGGCTGGCGCTCACTATATTATTGGTTTTCCCTGGCCGGTCTCTGCCTTGTTGGCAGCAATTCTTGTCGTGACCGGGCCGACGGTTATTGGTCCGATGTTGCGGCATCTTCGGTTGCGCGGTCGAGTCAGTTCGCTGCTGAAATGGGAAGGTATTGTTGTCGATCCCTTGGGCGCAACCCTGGCAGTCTTGGTCTTCACGGTGGTGCGTCACAGCGATCTTCGTGATGGTCTTACAGAGGCGCTCATTGATTTCGGCGTGACCTTTGCCGTTGGGGTGTTATTCGGCTTTATTGCCGCTGCGGTGTTGATCGTGGTGCTGCGAAAATTTTGGCTGCCTGATGCCTTGCATAATCCTGTATCGCTGATGCTGATGTTTGCCTCCTTTGCAGCAGCCAATGTGGTGCAGGATGAGGCTGGCTTGCTGGCGGTGACGGTTATGGGGATCACGCTTGCTAACCAACAATGGGTTTCCATCCGCCACGTGATTGAATTCAAGGAGACCTTGACCACTCTGCTGATTTCCTGCCTTTTTGTGATCTTGGCGGCCCGTCTTCAGCCGGAAGATATTAGAGGCCTCGGTTGGGACAGCTTTCTCTTTGTCGCGTTCATGATTTTGCTGGTGCGCCCGATCTCTATTTTGGCGGGCACAATTGGTTCATCATTGCCTTGCCGGGAACGGCTGTTTATGGCCTGGATGGCACCACGCGGTATCGTGGCTGCAGCTGTTGCTTCCGTGTTTGCCCTGGAGCTTGCTGCCAAAGGATATCCACAGGCACTTGAACTTGTTCCTGTCACCTTCCTGATGGTTTTTGCCACCGTGTTGATTTATGGCCTTTCTGCTGTTCCGCTGTCACGGAAGTTTGGTCTGTCCCGGGCCAATCCCCAGGGGATTCTTTTTGTCGGTGCCCATAAAGGGGCAAGGGCCATGGCCCAGGCGATCATGAATGAAGGTTTTTCTGTTGTGCTGATCGACACGGATCGGGAGAATGTTACCCTTTCCCGGATGGCGGGTATGCCTGCTCTCTATGGAAGTGCTTTGGCGAAAAAAACGCGCGAGGAAATTGATTACGGCGGCTTGGGCCGTATGCTCGCGATGACAGCCAATGATGCGGTCAATGCCTTGACCTGCTCGCATTTTCTGGAAGATTTTGGTCGGCAAGAAGTCTACCAGTTGTCCTTCCCTCCTGTGAAGCAGGATAGCCGCCATGAAGCGATTCCGCAGGAGCAGCATGGCCGTCTGCTTTTTGGCAAGGGACTGGATTATTTTCGGCTCAACGATGTCTTGGGCAGTGATCCGAAAATCAAACTGACTGAGTTGAGCAAGGAGTTTGATTATCAGGCCTTCAGGGCCGAGTACGGTGAAACCGCAATTGTGTTGTTTGTTCTCAAACCGAATCGTTCCATTGAGGTCTGCACTGTTGATAGTCCGGCAGATCCCGTGGCCGGGGACGTGCTGATCAGCATTATTCAGCAGCCGCAGCAAGGTTTAGTGCCAACGCAGACATTAAGTTTGGAGAAAAAGCAGGTTTTCTCGTGA